The Xanthomonas indica genome has a segment encoding these proteins:
- the trmB gene encoding tRNA (guanosine(46)-N7)-methyltransferase TrmB, translating into MTDPFSSAGAKTPPKPFTVEEGHRQVRSFVLRQGRFTPAQQRAFDALWPRFGLAYSGQPRDLDATFGRSAPKVLEIGFGNGAALRHAAQHDPSRDYIGIEVHAPGVGRLLNALAEDGADHVRLYHHDAVEVLQHEIADGSLDEVRIYFPDPWHKKRHNKRRLLQPAFAALLVRKLRDGGRLHCATDWADYAEQMWDVLDATPGLVNRAGPRGHVPRPDWRPQTHFETRGQNLGHGVWDLLYDRESGTGNGESEAPSSAAPR; encoded by the coding sequence ATGACCGACCCGTTCTCCAGCGCCGGCGCCAAGACCCCGCCGAAACCCTTCACCGTCGAGGAAGGGCACCGCCAGGTACGCAGCTTCGTGCTGCGCCAGGGCCGCTTCACCCCGGCCCAGCAGCGCGCGTTCGATGCGTTGTGGCCGCGTTTCGGCCTGGCTTACAGCGGCCAGCCGCGCGACCTGGACGCCACCTTCGGCCGCAGCGCGCCCAAGGTGCTGGAGATCGGCTTCGGCAACGGCGCCGCCTTGCGCCATGCCGCGCAGCACGACCCCAGCCGCGACTACATCGGCATCGAGGTGCACGCGCCGGGCGTCGGCCGCCTGCTCAACGCCCTGGCCGAGGACGGTGCCGACCACGTGCGCCTGTACCACCACGATGCCGTGGAGGTGCTGCAGCACGAGATCGCCGACGGCAGCCTGGACGAGGTGCGCATCTACTTCCCCGACCCCTGGCACAAGAAGCGCCACAACAAGCGGCGCCTGCTGCAGCCGGCCTTCGCCGCGCTGCTGGTGCGCAAGCTGCGCGACGGCGGCCGCCTGCACTGCGCCACCGACTGGGCCGACTACGCCGAGCAGATGTGGGACGTGCTCGACGCCACCCCCGGCCTGGTCAACCGCGCCGGCCCGCGCGGCCACGTGCCGCGTCCGGACTGGCGCCCGCAGACCCACTTCGAGACCCGCGGCCAGAATCTGGGGCATGGGGTGTGGGATTTGCTGTATGACCGGGAATCGGGAACGGGGAATGGGGAATCGGAAGCGCCCTCGTCTGCCGCTCCCCGATAG
- a CDS encoding SLC13 family permease, producing MDTALTLTTDMKLVLGLVGFTMAMFVFERIRADVVALVVLVVLGVTGLIAPEELFSGFSGNAVMSIIATTILGAGLERTGALNRLASWLLRRARGVEERLMLLTTAIAGLNSSFMQNPSVMALYLPVASRLAGRTGLTLQRLLLPIAAAIVMGGALTMVGNSPLILLNDLLQSANNNLPSGMATIEPLRMFAPLPIGVALLLASLIYFRVRGDKALAEEERLINDGVTPARTESYFARTYGIEGDVFELIVSADSPLVGMTLGEAETVHNAPLLLALKTGNDTRLAPPADMRIWVGSVLGVMGARQQVADFAQNQFLRLSSRLRNLGDLFNPSRAGISEAVIPPTSRFIGKSAAELRLRKQAGISLLAINRDKQVIREDVRKVPLRAGDMLVFHSIWQDLAQASESRDFVVVTDYPKGEHRPHKFKIAMTIFALTILIALTSKLPVALTLMTGVAGMLLTGVLRMDEAYASINWKTVFLMAGLIPLGWAMDSSGAAAWVAGHTIARLPEGIPVWALEIALGLLTTAFSLVISHVGATIVMVPIAVNLALAAGGNPTAFALIVALSASNNLMTASNPVISMITGPANYQPRELWRVGGPLSLIYTLVVVLMVNLMSMGWWHAL from the coding sequence ATGGACACCGCGCTGACGCTGACCACCGATATGAAGCTCGTGCTCGGGCTGGTGGGCTTCACCATGGCAATGTTCGTGTTCGAGCGGATCCGCGCCGACGTGGTGGCGCTGGTGGTGCTGGTGGTGCTCGGGGTGACCGGCCTGATCGCGCCGGAGGAGCTGTTCAGCGGCTTCTCCGGTAATGCGGTGATGAGCATCATCGCCACCACCATCCTCGGTGCCGGACTGGAACGCACCGGTGCGCTGAACCGGCTGGCGTCGTGGCTGCTGCGGCGCGCGCGCGGGGTCGAGGAGCGGCTGATGCTGCTGACCACCGCCATCGCCGGGCTCAATTCCTCGTTCATGCAGAACCCCTCGGTGATGGCGCTGTACCTGCCGGTGGCCTCGCGCCTGGCCGGGCGCACCGGGCTGACCCTGCAGCGGCTGCTGCTGCCGATCGCCGCGGCCATCGTGATGGGCGGCGCACTGACCATGGTCGGCAACTCGCCGCTGATCCTGCTCAACGATCTGCTGCAGTCGGCCAACAACAACCTGCCTTCGGGCATGGCCACCATCGAGCCGCTGCGCATGTTCGCGCCGCTGCCGATCGGCGTGGCGCTGCTGCTGGCCTCGCTGATCTACTTCCGCGTGCGCGGCGACAAGGCGCTGGCCGAAGAAGAGCGACTGATCAACGACGGCGTCACCCCGGCGCGCACCGAGAGCTACTTCGCCCGCACCTACGGCATCGAGGGCGATGTGTTCGAGCTGATCGTCAGCGCCGACAGCCCGCTGGTCGGCATGACCCTCGGCGAGGCCGAGACCGTGCACAACGCCCCCCTGCTGCTGGCCCTGAAGACCGGCAACGACACCCGCCTGGCACCGCCGGCGGACATGCGCATCTGGGTCGGCAGCGTGCTCGGGGTGATGGGCGCGCGCCAGCAGGTCGCCGATTTCGCGCAGAACCAGTTCCTGCGCCTGTCCTCGCGCCTGCGCAACCTGGGCGACCTGTTCAACCCCAGCCGCGCCGGCATCTCCGAGGCGGTGATCCCGCCGACCTCGCGGTTCATCGGCAAGAGCGCGGCCGAGCTGCGGCTGCGCAAGCAGGCCGGCATCAGCCTGCTGGCGATCAACCGCGACAAGCAGGTGATCCGCGAGGACGTGCGCAAGGTGCCGCTGCGCGCCGGCGACATGCTGGTGTTCCACAGCATCTGGCAGGACCTGGCGCAGGCCTCGGAAAGCCGCGATTTCGTGGTGGTCACCGACTACCCCAAGGGCGAGCACCGCCCGCACAAGTTCAAGATCGCGATGACGATCTTCGCCCTGACCATCCTGATCGCGCTGACCTCCAAGCTGCCGGTGGCGCTGACCCTGATGACCGGCGTGGCCGGCATGCTGCTGACCGGCGTGCTGCGCATGGACGAGGCCTATGCCTCGATCAACTGGAAGACCGTGTTCCTGATGGCCGGGCTGATCCCGCTGGGCTGGGCGATGGACAGCAGCGGCGCGGCGGCCTGGGTCGCCGGCCACACCATCGCGCGCTTGCCCGAGGGCATCCCGGTGTGGGCGCTGGAGATCGCCCTGGGCCTGCTGACCACCGCGTTCTCGCTGGTGATCAGCCACGTCGGCGCGACCATCGTGATGGTGCCGATCGCGGTCAACCTGGCGCTGGCGGCCGGCGGCAATCCCACCGCGTTCGCGCTGATCGTGGCGCTGTCGGCGTCCAACAACCTGATGACCGCGTCCAATCCGGTGATCTCGATGATCACCGGCCCGGCCAACTACCAGCCGCGCGAACTGTGGCGCGTCGGCGGTCCACTGTCGCTGATCTACACCCTGGTGGTGGTGCTGATGGTCAACCTGATGTCGATGGGCTGGTGGCACGCGCTGTAG
- a CDS encoding Rieske (2Fe-2S) protein: protein MTDPSNVLASLHDLVPGELAEAEALLGGESESLLLYREGDSVRAWLNVCPHAGRRLDWAPGQFLKSHEGHVVCAAHGAAFDLQDGLCVSGPCRGQSLHAVPVDVQAGQVVLV from the coding sequence ATGACCGACCCTTCCAACGTGCTGGCGTCGCTGCACGACCTCGTCCCCGGCGAACTGGCCGAGGCCGAGGCGCTGCTCGGCGGCGAGTCCGAATCGCTGCTGCTGTACCGCGAAGGCGACAGTGTGCGCGCGTGGTTGAACGTGTGCCCGCATGCCGGGCGCCGCCTGGACTGGGCGCCGGGGCAGTTCCTGAAGAGCCACGAGGGCCATGTGGTGTGCGCCGCGCACGGCGCCGCGTTCGACCTGCAGGACGGCCTGTGCGTGTCCGGCCCGTGCCGCGGCCAGAGCCTGCACGCGGTGCCGGTGGACGTGCAGGCAGGGCAGGTGGTGCTGGTCTAG
- a CDS encoding fumarylacetoacetate hydrolase family protein, with protein MKDLFAAAEAPRVPVRGQGLFPVHRIYCVGRNFADHAREMGASAPASKAERGQPTFFMKPADALVIGDEAIPYPSATQDLHHEVELVVALGQDAPAGVLPVEGADALILAYGVGLDLTRRDLQAAAKAKGLPWDIAKGFDASAPISELIPAGEVGALEALNLSLEVNGEVRQQSLLDQMIWNVPEILHELSKLFALRAGDLVFMGTPAGVAALRPGDRFSARLENVAERHGRIVG; from the coding sequence ATGAAAGACCTGTTCGCCGCTGCCGAGGCTCCGCGCGTTCCCGTGCGCGGCCAGGGCCTGTTTCCGGTGCATCGCATCTACTGTGTGGGCCGCAACTTCGCCGACCATGCGCGCGAGATGGGCGCCAGCGCGCCGGCCTCCAAGGCCGAGCGCGGCCAGCCGACCTTCTTCATGAAACCGGCCGATGCGCTGGTGATCGGCGACGAGGCCATCCCCTACCCCTCCGCGACCCAGGACCTGCACCACGAGGTGGAACTGGTGGTGGCGCTGGGCCAGGACGCGCCGGCCGGCGTGCTGCCGGTGGAAGGCGCCGACGCGCTGATCCTGGCCTACGGCGTGGGCCTGGACCTGACCCGTCGCGACCTGCAGGCCGCCGCCAAGGCCAAGGGCCTGCCATGGGATATCGCCAAGGGCTTCGATGCGTCCGCGCCGATCAGTGAGTTGATCCCAGCGGGCGAAGTCGGTGCGCTGGAGGCGCTGAACCTGTCGCTGGAAGTCAACGGCGAGGTGCGTCAGCAATCGCTGCTGGATCAGATGATCTGGAACGTGCCGGAGATCCTGCACGAGCTGTCCAAGCTGTTCGCGCTGCGCGCCGGCGACCTGGTGTTCATGGGCACGCCGGCCGGCGTGGCCGCGCTGCGCCCGGGCGACCGCTTCAGCGCGCGCCTGGAGAACGTGGCCGAACGGCACGGCCGCATCGTCGGCTGA
- the mscL gene encoding large-conductance mechanosensitive channel protein MscL has translation MSMIREFKEFAMRGNVLDLAVGVVLGAAFGKIVTALVEKIIMPPIGLLVGGVDFSRWAWTLKAATVDAAGKPVPAVVIGIGDFLNTIIQFVIVAFAIFMLVKAINRIARKEPPAPKAPSEEVLLLREIRDSLKHEPRPE, from the coding sequence ATGAGCATGATCCGCGAATTCAAGGAATTCGCCATGCGCGGCAACGTGCTGGACCTGGCGGTCGGCGTGGTGCTCGGCGCCGCGTTCGGCAAGATCGTCACCGCGCTGGTGGAGAAGATCATCATGCCGCCGATCGGACTGCTCGTGGGCGGCGTGGATTTCTCGCGTTGGGCCTGGACGCTGAAGGCGGCCACGGTGGACGCGGCGGGCAAGCCGGTGCCGGCCGTGGTGATCGGCATCGGCGATTTCCTCAACACCATCATCCAGTTCGTGATCGTGGCCTTCGCCATCTTCATGCTGGTCAAGGCGATCAACCGCATCGCGCGCAAGGAACCGCCGGCGCCGAAGGCCCCGAGCGAAGAAGTGCTGCTGCTGCGCGAGATCCGCGATTCGCTCAAGCACGAGCCGCGCCCCGAGTAA
- a CDS encoding M28 family peptidase: MRRLAVVIAAVLSLSSPAVAAEATRIPEAALRDAATLRERALADDTGWKVVESLTTEIGPRLAGSEADARAVAWATAKFKALGFDKVWTEPVTFPKWERRSEHAQVLGAHAQPLTVTALGGSPGGTVEAEVVRFADLAALQAAPADALRGKIAFVDYQMLRTRDGKDYGNGGAVRSKGPSEAIRKGAIGFVMRSAGTDSHRVPHTGITRYDEGLTPVPAAALSVPDANQLTRLLARGPVRLRLALDCGWDGTATSYNVIGQITGRSLPNEVVLIGGHLDSWDLGTGAVDDGAGVAISMAAGHLIGQLKQAPKRSIRVVAFANEEQGLYGGKAYAQAHAKDVARHQIAAESDFGAGRIYAFNTGSGDAAGSREATRQIAEALAPLGIAYAPDAGGPGPDVGPLAAKGGAWAWLAQDGSDYFDLHHTADDTLDKIDPKALAQNVAAYAVFAYLAAQADGGFGSQAKTVEPPRE, encoded by the coding sequence ATGCGCCGTCTCGCCGTCGTCATCGCTGCCGTCCTGAGCCTCTCCTCCCCTGCCGTCGCCGCCGAGGCCACGCGCATTCCGGAGGCGGCGCTGCGCGATGCGGCGACGTTGCGCGAGCGTGCGCTGGCCGACGACACCGGCTGGAAGGTGGTCGAATCGCTGACCACCGAAATCGGCCCGCGCCTGGCCGGCAGCGAGGCCGATGCACGCGCGGTGGCCTGGGCCACGGCGAAATTCAAGGCACTGGGTTTCGACAAGGTGTGGACCGAGCCGGTGACCTTCCCGAAGTGGGAGCGACGCAGCGAACACGCGCAGGTGCTCGGCGCGCATGCGCAACCGCTGACCGTCACCGCGTTGGGCGGCAGCCCCGGCGGCACGGTCGAGGCCGAGGTGGTGCGCTTTGCCGACCTGGCCGCGTTGCAGGCGGCGCCCGCGGACGCGCTGCGCGGCAAGATCGCCTTCGTCGATTACCAGATGCTGCGCACGCGCGACGGCAAGGACTACGGCAATGGCGGCGCGGTGCGCAGCAAGGGGCCGTCGGAAGCGATCCGCAAGGGGGCCATCGGCTTCGTGATGCGCTCGGCCGGCACCGATTCGCACCGCGTGCCGCATACCGGCATCACCCGCTATGACGAGGGACTGACGCCGGTGCCGGCGGCGGCGCTGTCGGTGCCCGATGCCAACCAACTCACGCGCCTGCTCGCGCGCGGCCCGGTGCGCCTGCGCCTGGCGCTGGACTGCGGCTGGGACGGCACCGCCACCTCCTACAACGTGATCGGGCAGATCACCGGGCGCTCGCTGCCCAACGAGGTCGTGCTGATCGGCGGGCACCTGGATTCGTGGGACCTGGGCACCGGCGCGGTCGACGACGGTGCCGGCGTGGCCATCAGCATGGCCGCCGGGCATCTGATCGGCCAGCTCAAGCAGGCGCCCAAGCGCAGCATCCGCGTGGTCGCCTTCGCCAACGAGGAGCAGGGATTGTACGGCGGCAAGGCCTACGCGCAGGCGCATGCCAAGGACGTGGCGCGGCACCAGATCGCCGCCGAGAGCGACTTCGGCGCCGGCCGCATCTACGCGTTCAACACCGGCTCCGGCGACGCCGCCGGCTCGCGCGAGGCGACCCGGCAGATCGCCGAGGCGCTGGCGCCGCTCGGCATCGCCTATGCGCCCGATGCCGGCGGCCCCGGCCCGGATGTCGGTCCGCTCGCGGCCAAGGGCGGCGCCTGGGCGTGGCTGGCGCAGGACGGCAGCGACTACTTCGATTTGCATCACACCGCCGACGACACCCTGGACAAGATCGACCCGAAGGCGCTGGCGCAGAACGTCGCCGCGTATGCGGTGTTCGCGTATCTGGCGGCGCAGGCCGATGGCGGTTTCGGCAGCCAGGCCAAGACAGTGGAACCGCCCAGGGAGTAA
- a CDS encoding LacI family DNA-binding transcriptional regulator — MMGIRQRRAGSAVTLLDVARHAGVSPMTASRVINRHPRVSATMRERVEASIQALGYRPNLAGRSLRTAGLARIGVLYSNPSAAYLNQFMLGVLERSSLEGCQVLVEKSEDSDSQRAATERLLDAGADGLILPPPLCDARQTIAELDARGIPLVAVATGAPMPGVSSVRIDDYAAACALTQHLLDLGHRDIGFVSGDPGHTPSALRSRGFFDTMARAGLTVAPERVAEGMFTYRSGLLAATALLQVAPRPSAILCSNDDMAAAALAIAHGLRLRVPDDLSIAGFDDTPVATTIWPELTTIHQPVAAMGGAAVTLLLGEIRQRRDGLPSRGTHQVLDYTLVTRASTAPPAAG, encoded by the coding sequence TTGATGGGCATACGGCAACGCCGCGCGGGCTCAGCGGTGACGTTGCTGGATGTGGCCCGCCATGCGGGCGTGTCGCCGATGACCGCTTCGCGCGTGATCAACCGCCACCCGCGCGTGAGCGCGACCATGCGCGAGCGCGTCGAGGCGTCGATCCAGGCGCTCGGCTACCGCCCCAACCTCGCCGGCCGCTCGCTGCGCACTGCAGGACTGGCGCGCATCGGCGTGCTGTACAGCAATCCCAGCGCGGCCTACCTCAACCAGTTCATGCTCGGCGTGCTCGAGCGGAGCAGCCTGGAAGGCTGCCAGGTGCTGGTGGAGAAGAGCGAAGACAGCGACAGCCAGCGCGCCGCCACCGAACGCCTGCTCGATGCCGGCGCCGATGGCCTGATCCTGCCGCCGCCGCTGTGCGATGCGCGGCAGACCATCGCCGAACTGGACGCGCGCGGCATCCCGCTGGTGGCGGTGGCCACCGGCGCGCCGATGCCCGGGGTCAGCTCGGTGCGCATCGACGACTACGCGGCCGCATGCGCGCTCACCCAGCACCTGCTCGACCTGGGCCACCGCGACATCGGCTTTGTCAGCGGCGATCCCGGCCACACGCCCAGCGCGCTGCGCAGCCGCGGTTTCTTCGACACCATGGCCCGGGCCGGACTGACGGTGGCGCCGGAGCGCGTGGCCGAGGGCATGTTCACCTACCGCTCCGGCCTGCTTGCGGCCACCGCACTGCTGCAGGTCGCGCCGCGCCCCAGCGCGATCCTGTGCAGCAACGACGACATGGCCGCAGCGGCGCTGGCGATCGCGCACGGGTTGCGCCTGCGCGTGCCGGACGATCTGTCCATCGCCGGCTTCGACGACACACCGGTGGCGACCACGATCTGGCCGGAGCTGACCACCATCCACCAGCCGGTGGCGGCGATGGGCGGGGCGGCGGTGACGCTGCTGCTCGGCGAGATCCGCCAGCGCCGCGATGGCCTGCCCAGCCGCGGCACCCACCAGGTGCTGGACTACACCCTGGTCACGCGCGCGTCCACCGCGCCGCCTGCGGCGGGCTGA
- a CDS encoding tryptorubin family RiPP precursor, giving the protein MSLMKLLFSIKHLLSSKKPLKSYAWYIWY; this is encoded by the coding sequence ATATCGCTCATGAAGCTGCTGTTCTCCATCAAGCACCTGCTGTCGTCGAAGAAGCCGCTGAAGTCGTACGCCTGGTACATCTGGTACTGA
- a CDS encoding TrmH family RNA methyltransferase, translated as MTSPWGNRPRGGNPPAPPGRGAGGEGAASATNRSELRLYGLNAVRAVYARRPEAIRKLYLSEARIPALQPLLKWCVANRVGYRVVDEADLHKLAASSHHEGVVADVLRVAPLALADWLQTLAPGPVVALWLDGVGNPHNFGAILRSAAHFGVGAILLPEQAALALSGAAARVAEGGAEAVPLVRLPPAMQAQAQLRGAGFALAATLVAGGDDLFATALPQRLVYVMGAESDGMDRDFAQACDLRLSIPGSGAVESLNVAAATAVLLGTWRSRHPHGSAAR; from the coding sequence ATGACCTCGCCGTGGGGCAATCGCCCGCGCGGCGGCAATCCCCCCGCTCCCCCCGGCAGAGGGGCCGGGGGTGAGGGTGCGGCGTCCGCGACCAACCGCAGCGAACTGCGCCTGTACGGCCTCAACGCCGTGCGCGCGGTGTACGCGCGGCGCCCGGAGGCGATCCGCAAGCTGTACCTGAGCGAGGCGCGGATCCCGGCGCTGCAGCCGCTGCTGAAGTGGTGCGTGGCCAATCGGGTCGGCTACCGCGTGGTGGACGAGGCCGATCTGCACAAGCTCGCCGCCAGCAGCCACCACGAGGGCGTGGTCGCCGACGTGCTGCGCGTTGCGCCGCTGGCCTTGGCCGACTGGCTGCAGACGCTGGCGCCGGGACCGGTGGTGGCGCTGTGGCTGGATGGCGTCGGCAATCCGCACAACTTCGGCGCGATCCTGCGCTCGGCGGCGCATTTCGGCGTGGGCGCGATCCTGTTGCCGGAGCAGGCCGCGCTGGCGCTGTCCGGTGCCGCCGCACGCGTGGCCGAGGGCGGCGCCGAGGCGGTGCCGCTGGTGCGGCTGCCGCCGGCGATGCAGGCGCAGGCGCAATTGCGCGGCGCGGGCTTCGCCCTGGCGGCGACGCTGGTGGCCGGCGGCGACGATCTGTTCGCCACGGCCTTGCCGCAACGGCTTGTCTACGTGATGGGCGCCGAGAGCGACGGCATGGACCGCGACTTCGCGCAGGCCTGCGACCTGCGCCTGTCGATCCCGGGCAGCGGCGCGGTGGAAAGCCTCAACGTCGCCGCCGCCACGGCGGTATTGCTGGGGACCTGGCGCAGCCGGCATCCGCACGGATCCGCCGCGCGCTGA
- a CDS encoding GNAT family protein produces MSETAADAPWRDLQLHLDGIVLRRWRASDLDALVRHADDAQVACGLSRRFPHPYTRADGAAFLGGQVIDLNDPVLAIEIGGEACGGIGLHAAAQPAPDRAELGYWLGSAHWGQGRMTRIAAAYLGWAVPALRLQRIEALVLPDNHRSARVLQKNGFAEIGVRPDVSVRDGKRRDLRLFARTWPAA; encoded by the coding sequence ATGTCCGAGACCGCCGCCGACGCCCCCTGGCGCGATCTGCAATTGCATCTGGATGGCATCGTGCTGCGGCGTTGGCGTGCCAGCGACCTGGACGCGCTGGTCCGCCACGCCGACGATGCCCAGGTGGCGTGCGGGCTGAGCCGGCGGTTTCCGCACCCCTACACGCGTGCCGACGGCGCGGCCTTCCTGGGCGGACAGGTGATCGACCTGAACGACCCGGTGCTGGCGATCGAAATCGGCGGCGAGGCCTGCGGCGGGATCGGCCTGCATGCGGCAGCGCAGCCGGCGCCGGACCGGGCCGAGCTCGGCTACTGGCTGGGCAGTGCGCACTGGGGCCAGGGGCGGATGACCCGCATCGCCGCCGCCTACCTGGGCTGGGCGGTGCCGGCATTGCGACTGCAGCGGATCGAGGCGCTGGTGCTGCCGGACAATCACCGCTCGGCGCGGGTGCTGCAGAAGAACGGCTTCGCCGAGATCGGCGTGCGCCCCGACGTGTCGGTACGCGACGGGAAACGACGCGATTTGCGGCTGTTTGCCCGGACCTGGCCGGCAGCCTGA
- a CDS encoding polysaccharide deacetylase family protein, with product MPSDTAATARIPIFMYHNVAEAPRHLQVYRSLYVSPGRFARQMRLLQRLGYRGLSMSDAMPYLRGERQGKVAVVTLDDGYLDNLHAALPVLQRLGFTATVYMVSGCIGRHNVWDAQKLGIEKPLMNLAELRQWRAGGMEIGAHTRSHPHLTGCSDAALREEIGGCKRELEDLLGEAVPQFCYPYGDVDDRVADVVREAGYTAATSTRRGRAPAGSDPMRYPRIQVARHHLLPQFALRAFTAYEDRRG from the coding sequence ATGCCCTCCGACACCGCCGCCACGGCCCGCATTCCGATCTTCATGTACCACAACGTGGCCGAGGCGCCGCGCCACCTGCAGGTGTACCGCAGCCTGTACGTGAGCCCGGGCCGCTTCGCCCGGCAGATGCGCCTGCTGCAGCGGCTGGGCTACCGCGGCCTGTCCATGTCCGACGCCATGCCGTACCTGCGCGGCGAGCGCCAGGGCAAGGTCGCGGTGGTCACCCTGGACGACGGCTACCTGGACAACCTGCATGCGGCGCTGCCGGTGCTGCAGCGGCTGGGCTTCACCGCCACGGTGTACATGGTCAGCGGCTGCATCGGCCGCCACAACGTGTGGGATGCGCAGAAGCTGGGCATCGAGAAGCCGCTGATGAACCTCGCCGAGCTGCGCCAGTGGCGCGCCGGCGGCATGGAGATCGGCGCGCACACCCGCTCGCACCCGCACCTGACCGGCTGCAGCGATGCGGCGCTGCGCGAGGAGATCGGCGGCTGCAAGCGCGAGCTGGAGGACCTGCTCGGCGAGGCGGTGCCGCAGTTCTGCTACCCCTACGGCGATGTCGACGACCGCGTCGCCGACGTGGTGCGCGAGGCCGGCTACACCGCCGCCACCAGCACCCGCCGCGGCCGCGCGCCGGCCGGCTCGGACCCGATGCGCTATCCGCGCATCCAGGTCGCCCGCCACCACCTGCTGCCGCAATTCGCGCTGCGCGCCTTCACCGCCTACGAGGACCGGCGCGGATGA
- a CDS encoding glycosyltransferase family 4 protein, whose amino-acid sequence MKFLFVGTNPENTGAATHFVALAQALAGVGHQVEVIACEGGLIADELRRSGITVHVGHFRNVLDPDGYGPLLRVARRSRPDWLVGNFGKEYWPLLLAGRALGIPVTLFRHRTPAMSALSGYAIPRLAARFFAVSHYARQAYLERGVPEALVQVLYNPVTMERLRPDPERGRAIRAAQGLPEDAIVLGYSGRMHAGKGIFPLLEAASAAMAQEPRLHCLWLGDGPDAAQLQAQAATQPHGERHRFVGWVNDTTPYYNAMSMLAFPSLAPETFGRVSVEAQASGVPVLASHVGGTAETLDPGVSGELLTPGDVDGWRDAILRLCDGERRQRMGQAGRDFVQRHFGGAVIAAQFVHLLQQPRCAPQPLASSRVDPA is encoded by the coding sequence ATGAAATTCCTGTTCGTCGGCACCAATCCCGAAAACACCGGCGCGGCCACGCATTTCGTGGCGCTGGCGCAGGCCCTGGCCGGCGTCGGCCACCAGGTCGAGGTGATCGCCTGCGAGGGCGGCCTGATCGCCGACGAGCTGCGCCGCAGCGGCATCACCGTGCACGTCGGGCACTTCCGCAACGTGCTGGATCCGGACGGCTACGGGCCGCTGCTGCGGGTGGCGCGACGCAGCCGGCCGGACTGGCTGGTCGGCAACTTCGGCAAGGAGTACTGGCCGCTGCTGCTGGCCGGGCGGGCGCTGGGCATTCCCGTCACGCTGTTCCGCCACCGCACCCCGGCGATGAGCGCGCTGTCCGGCTATGCCATCCCGCGGCTGGCGGCGCGCTTCTTCGCGGTGTCGCACTACGCGCGCCAGGCCTACCTGGAGCGCGGCGTGCCGGAGGCGCTGGTGCAGGTGCTGTACAACCCGGTGACGATGGAGCGGCTGCGCCCGGATCCCGAACGCGGCCGCGCCATCCGCGCCGCGCAGGGCTTGCCCGAGGATGCGATCGTGCTCGGCTACAGCGGGCGCATGCATGCCGGCAAGGGCATCTTCCCGTTGCTGGAGGCGGCCTCGGCGGCGATGGCGCAGGAGCCGCGGCTGCACTGCCTGTGGCTGGGCGACGGCCCGGACGCGGCACAATTGCAGGCGCAGGCCGCGACGCAGCCGCATGGCGAACGCCACCGCTTCGTCGGTTGGGTCAACGACACCACGCCGTACTACAACGCGATGTCGATGCTGGCGTTCCCGTCGCTGGCGCCGGAAACCTTCGGCCGGGTCTCGGTGGAGGCGCAGGCCAGCGGCGTGCCGGTGCTGGCCAGCCACGTCGGCGGCACCGCCGAGACGCTGGACCCTGGGGTCAGCGGCGAACTGCTCACGCCCGGCGACGTGGATGGCTGGCGCGATGCGATCCTGCGCCTGTGCGACGGCGAACGCCGCCAGCGCATGGGCCAGGCCGGGCGCGACTTCGTGCAGCGCCATTTCGGCGGCGCGGTGATCGCCGCGCAGTTCGTGCACCTGCTGCAGCAGCCGCGCTGCGCGCCGCAGCCGCTGGCGTCGTCGCGGGTGGATCCGGCCTGA